A region from the Rosa rugosa chromosome 6, drRosRugo1.1, whole genome shotgun sequence genome encodes:
- the LOC133717372 gene encoding uncharacterized protein LOC133717372, producing MEPSSSDCRGAEAVLNLQPSSSIPITYHPLFGPHNDLILLELDEKLLPDILHQRVTVRGQPDEDAVICTESKTYAIKSVGTSNSVFLIPPSCQFNSFEEPKCFNENYHDRQSAASVLKIAPGTMELVEVAPRLDKLRLLLSENPYKTEEDTEMGDLEEMERENVGLYRWEDLIEKVQASNEELRNALQALSAVEIDGYWRIVDERYMDTMLRILLHNGVLNDWSFASLNQDEVVNVLVSDGFPRKLANHCLHAFGSKVDKGVGTSNTWKLDERKVCVHFAIEILRDGKRKMESFMEEWMRKIPEGMQASFDMLEGEVLTERIGIETWIRAFRVSSLPGNPAERFSILFKERPKWELKDLQPFIRDLNVPGLSAEGLLLKYTRRLQPTMDTEPVFSSR from the exons ATGGAACCATCCTCTTCAGACTGTAGAGGTGCAGAAGCCGTACTAAATCTCCAACCCAGCTCGTCAATTCCTATTACATATCATCCTCTCTTTGGTCCTCACAATGATCTGATCCTCCTTGAACTTGATGAGAAACTCCTCCCTGATATCCTTCACCAAAG AGTAACTGTTAGAGGACAGCCTGATGAAGATGCAGTCATCTGCACGGAATCAAAGACTTACGCAATCAAGTCTGTTGGAACTTCGAATTCTGTTTTCCTCATACCCCCATCTTGTCAATTTAATTCTTTTGAAGAACCAAAATGTTTTAATGAGAATTATCATGACCGGCAATCTGCTGCATCTGTCCTTAAGATTGCACCTGGTACCATGGAGCTTGTTGAAGTTGCTCCAAGACTTGACAAGCTCAGGTTGCTACTTTCTGAGAATCCTTACAAAACTGAGGAGGACACTGAAATGGGAGATCTGGAGGAGATGGAAAGAGAGAATGTAGGACTATATAGATGGGAAGATCTTATTGAGAAGGTTCAAGCAAGTAACGAGGAGTTAAGGAATGCATTACAGGCTCTTTCAGCTGTGGAGATTGATGGGTACTGGAGAATTGTGGATGAAAGGTACATGGATACGATGCTAAGGATACTTTTGCACAATGGAGTGTTGAATGACTGGTCATTTGCCTCACTTAATCAAGATGAGGTTGTTAATGTGCTGGTATCAGATGGCTTTCCTCGCAAACTTGCAAATCATTGCCTGCATGCCTTTGGTAGTAAGGTGGATAAAGGTGTGGGCACAAGTAATACATGGAAGTTGGATGAGAGGAAAGTGTGTGTGCACTTTGCAATAGAAATCTTGAGAGACGGGAAGAGGAAAATGGAGAGTTTCATGGAGGAGTGGATGCGAAAAATTCCTGAAGGGATGCAAGCAAGTTTTGACATGTTGGAAGGTGAAGTTTTGACGGAGAGGATTGGCATTGAGACATGGATTCGAGCCTTCCGTGTTTCATCACTACCTGGCAATCCTGCAGAGCGTTTCTCCATCCTGTTTAAAGAGCGTCCGAAATGGGAGTTGAAGGATCTACAGCCCTTCATCAG GGACTTGAATGTGCCCGGTCTTTCTGCAGAAGGTTTGCTTTTAAAGTACACGAGAAGATTACAACCAACTATGGACACAGAACCAGTTTTCAGCTCAAGATAG